The stretch of DNA CGACCTCACCGCGGGCGAGATCGTCGCGGCCCTGCGCGCGCAGAACGTCCAGGTCGCCGCCGGCACGCTCGGCCAGCCACCCTACGACAAGGGCAACAGCGCCTTCCAGCTGAACGTCGAGACGCAAGGCCGCCTGACCGACCCCAAGCAGTTCGCCGACGTCGTCATCCGCACCGACGCGCAGGGCCGCCAGGTCCGCGTCTCGGACGTCGCGCGCGTCGAGCTCGGCGCGCAGGATTACGGCGCCAACACCTATCTCAGCGGCAAGCCCACGGTCATCGCCGCGGTCTTCCAGCGCCCCGGCTCGAACGCACTCGGCGCCGCACAAGCCGTCACCGCCGAGATGGAGAGCATGTCGAAGCGCTTCCCCAAGGGCCTCGAATACAAGGTCATCTACAACCCGACCGAGTTCATCGCGCAGTCGATCGACGCGGTGAAGCATACCTTGTTCGAGGCCATGATCCTCGTGGTGCTCGTCATCCTCGTCTTCCTGCAGAAATGGCGCGCGGCGATCATTCCGATCGTGGCGATCCCGGTTTCGCTGATCGGCACCTTCGCGGTACTCGCGGCGGCGGGGTACAGCCTCAACAACCTGTCGCTGTTCGGCCTCGTCCTCGCGATCGGCATCGTCGTCGATGATGCGATCGTCGTGGTCGAGAATGTCGAGCGCAACCTCGAACACGGGCTATCCCCGCTGGAGGCGGCGCGGACGTCGATGGACGAAGTGTCGGGTGCGCTCGTCGCGATCGTGCTCGTGTTGTGCGCGGTGTTCATCCCGACGGTGTTCCTCACCGGCCTGTCGGGCGCGTTCTACCGCCAGTTCGCGGTAACGATCTCGACCGCGACGATCATCTCGCTGCTCATCTCGCTGACGCTGTCGCCCGCGCTCGCGGCGATCCTGCTCAAGCCGACCGCGCCTGCGGATTCGGGCAATCGGCTGACCCGCACCGTCCGCCGCGCAGGCGATGCGTTCAACCGCGGGTTCGAGCGGATGAGCGACCGCTATGGCCGCGTCACGCAACGCCTCGTCACCGCGCCGAAGCGGATGATGATCGCCTATGCCGCGCTGATCGCGGTCACGGTCGGCGTGTTCATGGTCACCCCCTCGGGCTTCGTGCCGGCGCAGGATCAGGGCTACTTCCTAACCGTCATCCAGCTTCCGCCCGGCTCGTCGGTCGAGCGCACCGATGCGGTGATGCAGAAGGTCGCCAAGCGCATCCTGCCGCTCGCGGGCGTCAAGGGCGCGGTCATGCTCGCAGGGTTCGACGGCCCGTCGCAGACGCTCGCGCCCAACAGCGCCGCCGCCTACATCCCGCTCAAAAGCTTCGCAGAACGCAAAAAGCTCGGCGTCACGCTCGCCAGCATCATGGCGGAGTCGCAGAAGGTCACCAGCGACATTACCGAGGCACGCCTGCTAATCGTCCCGCCACCGCTGATCCAGGGCATCGGCTCGGCCGGCGGCTACCGCCTGATGGTGCAGGACCAGGGCGGCCACGGCTATGCCGACCTCGGCAAGACGAGTTACGACCTGATCGGCAAGGCGAACCAGACCAAGGGCTTGGCGCAGGTCTACACCTTCTTCGACACCGCCACGCCGCGCATCTTCGCCGATGTCGACCGCGCCAAGGCCAATCTGCTAGGCGTTCCCCCGGAGCGCGTGTTCGAAGCGTTGCAGGTCTATCTGGGCTCGGCGTTCGTCAACGACTTCAACCTGCTGGGGCGCACCTACCGCGTCACCGCACAGGCCGACGCGCCGTTCCGCAACACCACCGCGGACATCGCCAACCTGAAGACGCGCTCCAACTCGGGTCAGATGGTCCCGATCGGCTCGGTCTCGACCTTCAGGGACAAGACCGGACCGTACCGCGTGGTGCGCTACAACCTGTTCCCCGCGGTCGAGGTCGATGGCGATACGGCGAAGGGCTATTCGTCCGGCCAATCGCTGGTCGCGATGGAGAAGCTCGCCGATGCGTCGCTGCCCGCCGGCTATGCGCATGAATGGACCGGCATCGCCTACCAGCAGAAAGCGGCGGGCAGTACGGCTGCACTCGTCTTCGGCATGGCGGTGGTGTTCGTCTTCCTCGTGCTCGCCGCGCAATATGAGAGCCTGACGCTGCCGCTCGCGATCATCCTGATCGTGCCGATGTGCCTGTTGGCCGCGATGACCGGCGTGAACCTGCGCGGCATGGACAATAACGTCCTGACGCAGATCGGTCTGGTCGTGCTGATTGCGCTGGCCGCCAAGAACGCGATCCTCGTGGTCGAGTTCGCCAAGCAGGCCGAGGAACAGGATGGCCTAACGCCCGTCGAGGCTGCGGTGCGCGCGGCGAAGGACCGGTTGCGGCCGATCCTGATGACGAGCTTCGCGTTCATCCTCGGCGCAGTGCCGCTGGTGATCGCGACCGGTGCCGGCGCGGAACTCCGCCAGGCACTCGGCACCGCGGTGTTCTTCGGGATGATCGGCGTGACCGGGTTCGGTCTGCTTTTCACTCCTACCTTCTACGTCGTCGCGCGTGGGCTGGCGAAGCGGTTCGAAAAACGCCGCCCTGCCCCTGCCGCCCCGACGCTTCAGCCAGCCGAATAAGGACGAACCCGATGAAGTCCGCTCTCCTCGCGAGCCTCTCGGCGCTGACGCTCGCCGCGTGCGCCGCCGGCCCCGACTATGTCGCGCCGATCACGCCACCCAAGGCGGCGGCGTCGTTCGTCACCGCCAACACTGCCACCACCACGACCGCGCCCGACAACGACTGGTGGCGGATGTACCGTGACCCCGTCCTCGACGGCCTCGTCGCGGACGCACTCGCCGCGAACACAGACCTGCGCGTCGCGGTCGCGCGGCTCGACAGCGCCCGCGCGTCGCTGCGTGGCGCCAAGACCGACCGCGAGCCGCAGGTGAACGCCAGCGGCAGCGGCAACTATGCCCGCACCTCGCAACTCCAGAACCTGCCCGGCTTCGACCGTGAGCGCGCCACCTACGATGTCGGTCTAGACGTCAGCTACGAGGTCGATCTCGCCGGCCGCGTCCGCCGCAACGTCGAGGCTGCGCGCGGCGATGTCGGTGCGGCGCAGGCCGATGCGGACGCCGTGCGAGTCTCGATCGTC from Sphingomonas sp. HMP9 encodes:
- a CDS encoding efflux RND transporter permease subunit, yielding MRFSRFFITRPIFAGVIAVIITIVGAIAYMALPVSQYPDIVPPTVTVSATYPGASAETVAETVAAPIEQEINGVDNMLYQSSQSTGDGKVTITVTFKIGTDLDAAQVLVQNRVAVAVPRLPEDVQRLGVVTRKTSPDFLMVVNLVSPDNSLDRGYISNYALTQVRDRLSRIDGVGDVQLFGARDYSMRVWIDPGRAAALDLTAGEIVAALRAQNVQVAAGTLGQPPYDKGNSAFQLNVETQGRLTDPKQFADVVIRTDAQGRQVRVSDVARVELGAQDYGANTYLSGKPTVIAAVFQRPGSNALGAAQAVTAEMESMSKRFPKGLEYKVIYNPTEFIAQSIDAVKHTLFEAMILVVLVILVFLQKWRAAIIPIVAIPVSLIGTFAVLAAAGYSLNNLSLFGLVLAIGIVVDDAIVVVENVERNLEHGLSPLEAARTSMDEVSGALVAIVLVLCAVFIPTVFLTGLSGAFYRQFAVTISTATIISLLISLTLSPALAAILLKPTAPADSGNRLTRTVRRAGDAFNRGFERMSDRYGRVTQRLVTAPKRMMIAYAALIAVTVGVFMVTPSGFVPAQDQGYFLTVIQLPPGSSVERTDAVMQKVAKRILPLAGVKGAVMLAGFDGPSQTLAPNSAAAYIPLKSFAERKKLGVTLASIMAESQKVTSDITEARLLIVPPPLIQGIGSAGGYRLMVQDQGGHGYADLGKTSYDLIGKANQTKGLAQVYTFFDTATPRIFADVDRAKANLLGVPPERVFEALQVYLGSAFVNDFNLLGRTYRVTAQADAPFRNTTADIANLKTRSNSGQMVPIGSVSTFRDKTGPYRVVRYNLFPAVEVDGDTAKGYSSGQSLVAMEKLADASLPAGYAHEWTGIAYQQKAAGSTAALVFGMAVVFVFLVLAAQYESLTLPLAIILIVPMCLLAAMTGVNLRGMDNNVLTQIGLVVLIALAAKNAILVVEFAKQAEEQDGLTPVEAAVRAAKDRLRPILMTSFAFILGAVPLVIATGAGAELRQALGTAVFFGMIGVTGFGLLFTPTFYVVARGLAKRFEKRRPAPAAPTLQPAE